The region ACCGCGCGACCCTTGGCGGGATGATTAACACGGATGCCTCCGGGCAGGGCTCGCTGGTCTACGGTAAAACCTCCGATCACGTGCTGGGCGTGCGTGCGGTGCTGCTGGGCGGCGATATTCTCGATACCCAGCCGATGCCGGTTGAACTGGCGGAAACGCTGGGCAAAGACAACACCGCCAGCGGTCGTATCTATCGCACCGTGCTGGAACGCTGTCGCGACAACCGCCAGCTTATTCTCGATAAATTCCCCAAGCTGAACCGCTTCCTGACCGGGTACGATCTGCGTCACGTCTTCAACGATGACCTGACCCAGTTTGATTTAACCCGCGTGCTGACCGGCTCCGAGGGAACGCTGGCGTTTATTACCGAAGCGCGGCTGGATATCACCCGGTTGCCGAAAGTGCGCCGTCTGGTGAACGTCAAATATGACTCCTTCGACTCCGCGCTGCGCAATGCGCCGTTTATGGTGCAAGCGCAGGCGCTGTCGGTGGAAACCGTCGACTCTAAGGTACTCAATCTTGCCCGGGAAGATATTGTCTGGCACTCCGTGAGTGACCTCATTACCGACGTGCCGGACAAAGAGATGCTCGGTCTCAACATCGTGGAATTTGCCGGCGATGATGCGGAGCTGATTGAGCGGCAGGTCACCACGCTCTGCCAGCGGCTGGATGAGCTGATTGCGCAGGGGGAAGGCGGCGTGATCGGCTGGCAGCTCTGTAACGATCTGGCCGGGATTGAGCGTATCTATGCGATGCGTAAAAAAGCCGTGGGCCTGCTCGGCAATGCGAAAGGGGCGGCGAAGCCCATTCCCTTTGCCGAAGATACCTGCGTGCCGCCCGAGCATCTGGCGGATTACATCGTGGAGTTTCGCGCCCTGCTGGACAGCCACGGCCTGAGCTATGGCATGTTCGGCCACGTCGACGCCGGGGTACTGCACGTGCGTCCGGCGCTGGACATGTGCGACCCGCAGCAGGAGATCCTGATGAAGCAGATCTCCGACGACGTGGTGGCTTTAACCGCTAAATATGGCGGTCTGCTGTGGGGGGAGCACGGGAAAGGGTTCCGCGCGGAGTACAGCCCGGCATTCTTTGGCGAACAGCTCTACGCGGAGTTGCGTAAGGTGAAAGCGGCGTTCGACCCGCACAACCGCCTCAACCCGGGTAAAATCTGCCCGCCTGAAGGCGTAGACGCGCCAATGCTGCAGGTGGATGCCGTCAAGCGCGGCACCTACGACAGGCAGATCCCGATTGCGGTGCGCTCGTCCTGGCGCGGCGCGATGGAGTGCAACGGCAACGGCCTGTGCTTTAACTTTGATGTGAAAAGCCCGATGTGCCCGTCGATGAAAATTACCAGCAACCGTATCCACTCGCCGAAAGGGCGGGCGACGCTGGTGCGCGAGTGGCTGCGTCTGCTGGCCGATCGCGGGGTTGATCCGCTCAGGCTGGAGCAGCAGCTCCCGGAAAAACGGGCCAGCCTGCGCTCGCTGATTGAGCGCACCCGCAACAGCTGGCATGCCAACAAGGGCGAGTATGATTTTTCCCATGAGGTGAAAGAGGCGATGTCCGGCTGTCTGGCCTGTAAAGCCTGCTCCACCCAGTGCCCGATTAAAATCGACGTGCCGGAATTCCGCTCGCGTTTCCTCCAGCTTTACCACACCCGATACCTCCGCCCGGTGCGCGACCATCTGGTGGCGACGGTGGAAAGCTACGCGCCGCTGATGGCGCGGGCGCCAAAGACCTTCAACTTCTTTATCAACCAGCCGCTGGTGCGCAAGCTCTCCGAAAAACACATCGGCATGGTCGATCTCCCGCTGCTGTCGGTCCCGTCTCTGCAGCGCCAGCTTGTC is a window of Enterobacter cloacae complex sp. ECNIH7 DNA encoding:
- the ydiJ gene encoding D-2-hydroxyglutarate dehydrogenase YdiJ, encoding MIPQISQAPGVVQLVLNFLQALEQQGFTGDTATNYADRLTMATDNSIYQLLPDAVVFPRSTADVALIARLATQERFASLVFTPRGGGTGTNGQALNQGIIVDMSRYMNRIIEINPEEGWVRVEAGVIKDQLNQYLKPYGYFFAPELSTSNRATLGGMINTDASGQGSLVYGKTSDHVLGVRAVLLGGDILDTQPMPVELAETLGKDNTASGRIYRTVLERCRDNRQLILDKFPKLNRFLTGYDLRHVFNDDLTQFDLTRVLTGSEGTLAFITEARLDITRLPKVRRLVNVKYDSFDSALRNAPFMVQAQALSVETVDSKVLNLAREDIVWHSVSDLITDVPDKEMLGLNIVEFAGDDAELIERQVTTLCQRLDELIAQGEGGVIGWQLCNDLAGIERIYAMRKKAVGLLGNAKGAAKPIPFAEDTCVPPEHLADYIVEFRALLDSHGLSYGMFGHVDAGVLHVRPALDMCDPQQEILMKQISDDVVALTAKYGGLLWGEHGKGFRAEYSPAFFGEQLYAELRKVKAAFDPHNRLNPGKICPPEGVDAPMLQVDAVKRGTYDRQIPIAVRSSWRGAMECNGNGLCFNFDVKSPMCPSMKITSNRIHSPKGRATLVREWLRLLADRGVDPLRLEQQLPEKRASLRSLIERTRNSWHANKGEYDFSHEVKEAMSGCLACKACSTQCPIKIDVPEFRSRFLQLYHTRYLRPVRDHLVATVESYAPLMARAPKTFNFFINQPLVRKLSEKHIGMVDLPLLSVPSLQRQLVGHRSANMTLEQLEALAPEQKANVVLVVQDPFTSYYDAQVVADFVRLAEKVGYQPVVLPFSPNGKAQHIKGFLKRFAKTAQKTSDFLNRVAQLGIPMVGVDPALVLCYRDEYKQTLGDKRGDFNVMLVHEWLPVALADKAVQDVSGEPWYLFGHCTEVTALPGAPAQWASVFARFGAKLESVNVGCCGMAGTYGHEVKNHANSLGIYELSWHQAMQRLPRNRCLATGYSCRSQVKRVEGNGVRHPLQALLEIIG